A single genomic interval of Calypte anna isolate BGI_N300 chromosome 3, bCalAnn1_v1.p, whole genome shotgun sequence harbors:
- the RPS12 gene encoding 40S ribosomal protein S12, whose protein sequence is MAEEGITAGGVMDVNTALQEVLKTALIHDGLARGIREAAKALDKRQAHLCVLASNCDEPTYVKLVEALCAEHQINLIKVDDNKKLGEWVGLCKIDREGKPRKVVGCSCVVVKDYGKESQAKDVIEEYFKCKK, encoded by the exons ATGGCCGAGGAAGG CATTACTGCTGGAGGTGTAATGGATGTTAACACCGCCCTGCAAGAAGTGCTGAAGACCGCACTTATACACGATGGCCTCGCTCGTGGTATTCGTGAAGCAGCCAAAGCCTTGGACAA ACGCCAAGCCCACCTTTGTGTCCTGGCTTCAAACTGTGATGAACCCACATATGTAAAGTTAGTTGAAGCACTTTGTGCAGAACATCAGATCAACTTGATAAAG GTTGATGACAACAAGAAGCTGGGTGAATGGGTTGGTCTCTGCAAGATcgacagagaaggaaaacctcGCAAAGTAGTGGGCTGCAGCTGTGTGGTTGTCAAA GACTATGGCAAGGAATCTCAGGCCAAAGATGTCATCGAAGAGTACTTCAAATGCAAgaaatga